One part of the Streptomyces sp. AM 2-1-1 genome encodes these proteins:
- a CDS encoding sugar ABC transporter ATP-binding protein, with the protein MAAPPTLETKPADRPRPVLEAHGIRKEFPGVLALDGVGLRLYPGEVHALMGENGAGKSTLIKVLTGVHPADGGTILVDGAAREFGDPLQAQNAGISTVYQEVNLCSNLSVAENILIGREPRRFGLIHWSALRRRAGELLAELDLGLDVTGPLDAHSLAVQQLVAIVRAVDVSAKVLVLDEPTSSLDREEVAQLFALVRRLRDRGVAILFVTHFLDQVFEICDRVTVLRNGRLEGEYAIGELTHVSLVQHMIGGELATLDELSEAARAEAGEHADDEPYLRATRLGRTGFIEPYDLSIRPGEVIGLAGLLGSGRTEAARLLFGADSADSGEVRIEGEPVSLRTPRAAIARKIAFCSENRKSEGLVGELTVRENIVLAMQAARGWTRPLSRARQEELTRHWISALDIRPTDPEAQVRHLSGGNQQKVLLARWLLTDPKLLILDEPTRGIDIGAKAEIQKLVAQLSAQGTAVLFISAELEEVLRLSHRVGVLRDHRMVATLTNDQSVTPERILATIATGEDS; encoded by the coding sequence ATGGCAGCCCCACCCACCCTTGAGACGAAACCCGCCGACCGCCCCCGGCCGGTGCTCGAAGCCCACGGCATCCGGAAGGAGTTCCCCGGTGTGCTGGCCCTGGACGGAGTCGGCCTGCGGCTCTATCCGGGTGAGGTCCACGCACTGATGGGGGAGAACGGCGCCGGGAAGTCCACCCTGATCAAGGTGCTCACCGGGGTGCACCCGGCGGACGGCGGCACCATCCTCGTCGACGGTGCGGCCCGCGAGTTCGGCGATCCCCTCCAGGCGCAGAACGCCGGGATCAGCACCGTGTACCAGGAGGTGAACCTCTGTTCCAACCTCTCGGTCGCGGAGAACATCCTCATCGGGCGCGAACCGCGCCGGTTCGGCCTGATCCACTGGTCCGCGCTGCGGCGCCGGGCCGGTGAGCTCCTGGCGGAACTCGATCTCGGCCTCGACGTCACCGGCCCGCTGGACGCGCACTCGCTCGCGGTCCAGCAGCTGGTGGCCATCGTCAGGGCGGTCGACGTCTCGGCGAAGGTGCTCGTCCTGGACGAGCCCACCTCCAGTCTCGACCGCGAGGAGGTCGCGCAGCTCTTCGCACTGGTGCGGCGGCTGCGCGACCGGGGGGTGGCCATCCTCTTCGTCACCCACTTCCTGGACCAGGTCTTCGAGATCTGCGACCGGGTGACGGTCCTGCGCAACGGCCGGCTGGAAGGTGAGTACGCCATCGGCGAACTCACGCACGTCTCGCTGGTGCAGCACATGATCGGCGGCGAACTGGCCACCCTGGACGAGCTTTCGGAGGCGGCCCGCGCCGAGGCCGGGGAGCACGCCGACGACGAACCCTATCTCCGGGCGACGCGGTTGGGGCGGACCGGCTTCATCGAGCCGTACGACCTCTCCATCCGGCCCGGCGAGGTGATCGGCCTGGCGGGGCTCCTGGGTTCGGGGCGTACGGAAGCCGCGCGGCTGCTCTTCGGCGCCGACAGCGCGGACAGCGGCGAAGTGCGGATCGAGGGCGAGCCGGTCTCGCTGCGCACCCCCCGGGCCGCCATCGCCCGCAAGATCGCCTTCTGCTCCGAGAACCGCAAGTCCGAAGGGCTGGTGGGTGAGCTCACGGTCCGCGAGAACATCGTGCTGGCGATGCAGGCCGCGCGCGGCTGGACCAGACCGCTCTCCCGGGCCAGGCAGGAGGAGCTGACGCGGCACTGGATCTCGGCGCTGGACATCCGCCCCACCGACCCGGAGGCGCAGGTACGTCATCTCAGCGGCGGCAACCAGCAGAAGGTGCTGCTCGCCCGCTGGCTGCTGACCGACCCGAAGCTTCTGATCCTTGACGAGCCGACCCGGGGCATCGACATCGGTGCCAAGGCCGAGATCCAGAAGCTGGTCGCCCAGCTCTCCGCCCAGGGCACAGCGGTGCTCTTCATCTCCGCCGAACTGGAGGAGGTCCTGCGCCTCAGCCACCGC